In Daphnia magna isolate NIES linkage group LG5, ASM2063170v1.1, whole genome shotgun sequence, a single genomic region encodes these proteins:
- the LOC116923016 gene encoding ADP-ribosylation factor-like protein 8B-A produces the protein MFALVNRILDWFKSLFWKEEMELTLVGLQYSGKTTFVNVIASGQFSEDMIPTVGFNMRKITKGNVTIKLWDIGGQPRFRSMWERYCRGVNAIVYMVDAADHDKIEASRNELHHLLDKPQLAGIPVLVLGNKRDLPNALDENGLIERMNLSAIQDREICCYSISCKEKGNIDITLQWLITHSKSGGTR, from the exons ATGTTTGCCTTAGTCAACCGAATCCTTGACTGGTTTAAAAGTCTATTTTGGAAAGAGGAAATGGAACTAACATTGGTCGGACTACAATATTCAGGCAAAACGACATTCGTCAACGTTATCGCG TCTGGACAATTTAGTGAAGACATGATACCTACTGTTGGGTTCAATATGAGGAAGATTACTAAAGGAAATGTCACTATCAAATTATGGGACATTGGAGGCCAACCTCGGTTCAGATCTATGTGGGAAAGATATTGCAGAGGTGTTAATGCAATTGT GTATATGGTTGATGCAGCTGATCACGACAAAATTGAAGCTTCCCGAAATGAACTACACCATTTGCTGGATAAACCGCAGCTAGCAGGCATTCCTGTTTTAGTGCTAGGCAATAAGAGAGATTTACCCAATGCATTGGATGAAAATGGACTGATTGAGAGAAT GAATCTGTCAGCCATCCAGGATAGAGAGATCTGCTGCTATTCAATCTCATGCAAGGAGAAGGGCAACATTGACATCACACTACAGTGGCTGATCACACATTCCAAGTCGGGCGGTACCCGCTAA
- the LOC116922848 gene encoding dual specificity protein phosphatase 9, with protein MVKMPAMSEMADCGDGVISADGLWAQLRDATANPSASVEADVLTLLDCRSAADFGECHIRRAVHLSLPSIMLRRLAGGKVTISSVLKSSNNHATDGSKTRSFLPTASAGGSANNKKQHTFVLCGGVGDIVSVLRKSLIQDGCPVVCLQGGVEEFRNKYPEWCVTRESETANPSEVLPNLRIGGEGLRSTAGVVRPLSLNNRRPGSLGSRSASDSEEERPDSSLESGEIRVDDENGMLVGPPEFGSGFSLGLSVGLRLGLESEPLPPLLLDNVALDSADIGLTGQLGGMIPINDMDPLADPGFPVEILPHLFLGNAQNSRDCDALDKHRIRYVVNVTPNLPNVFEDSGTIQYLQIPITDHWSQNLASFFPSAIGFIDGARERQEGVLVHCLAGISRSVTITVAYLMYKMSMSLNDAYDFVRRKKSNISPNFNFMGQLLDFERQLNPPSPQRCTCHLSASDSNKPEDHALIPFTRLSIEEPDDEEELPLSADANMGIDSGLPSSVSMSPCSTESSVASSPAVIHSSPSGGSGNVKRLRTLVCRCQASLSQCHFTTPTTL; from the exons ATGGTGAAAATGCCGGCCATGTCTGAAATGGCAGATTGCGGTGACGGAGTGATTAGCGCCGATGGGTTGTGGGCCCAACTTCGCGACGCAACAGCTAATCCATCGGCGTCTGTCGAAGCCGACGTGTTAACATTGCTGGACTGTCGTTCGGCGGCCGATTTCGGCGAATGCCACATCCGCCGAGCCGTTCACTTGTCCCTGCCGTCCATCATGTTGAGACGGCTGGCCGGAGGCAAAGTCACCATCAGCTCCGTTCTCAAATCGTCCAACAATCACGCGACGGACGGCTCCAAAACGCGATCCTTCCTGCCCACCGCTTCCGCTGGCGGATCGGCcaacaacaagaaacaacaCACGTTCGTCTTGTGCGGAGGAGTCGGTGACATTGTCTCCGTTCTACGCAAATCGCTCATTCAGGACGGCTGTCCAGTCGTTTGTCTTCAAG GAGGTGTGGAAGAATTCCGGAACAAATACCCAGAATGGTGCGTGACGCGGGAATCGGAGACGGCCAACCCGAGTGAAGTCCTTCCCAACTTGCGCATCGGAGGTGAAGGCTTGAGGTCGACGGCGGGTGTCGTCCGCCCACTGAGTCTGAACAATCGACGACCGGGCTCGCTCGGATCGCGGTCCGCCTCCGATTCGGAAGAAGAACGGCCCGATTCGTCCTTGGAGTCTGGCGAGATTCGCGTCGATGACGAGAACGGAATGCTGGTCGGACCACCGGAGTTCGGTTCCGGCTTCAGCTTGGGTTTGAGCGTTGGACTTCGACTCGGCCTCGAATCTGAGCCGCTTCCGCCGCTGCTGCTGGACAACGTCGCCCTCGATTCGGCCGACATTGGATTGACGGGACAATTGGGAGGCATGATCCCCATCAATGATATGGATCCGTTGGCCGATCCAGGTTTCCCCGTCGAGATCCTTCCTCACCTGTTTCTGGGCAACGCCCAAAATTCCCGCGATTGTGACGCCCTTGATAAACATCGCATTCGc TACGTGGTCAATGTGACACCCAATTTGCCCAACGTTTTCGAGGATTCCGGAACGATCCAGTACTTGCAAATTCCTATCACGGATCATTGGAGTCAAAATCTGGCCAGTTTCTTCCCTTCCGCCATTGGCTTCATTG ATGGAGCTCGAGAGCGGCAGGAAGGCGTTCTAGTCCACTGCCTGGCCGGAATTTCTCGCTCCGTCACCATCACAGTG gcTTATTTGATGTACAAAATGTCGATGAGTTTGAACGACGCGTATGACTTTGTGCGCCGGAAAAAGTCCAACATTTCGCCCAACTTCAACTTTATGGGCCAGCTGCTGGATTTCGAGCGACAGCTCAATCCGCCAAGTCCTCAACGTTGTACGTGCCATCTGTCGGCCAGCGACAGCAATAAGCCGGAAGATCACGCCCTGATCCCGTTCACGCGGCTCTCGATCGAGGAGCCGGACGACGAGGAAGAGCTACCCTTGTCAGCCGATGCCAACATGGGGATCGATTCCGGTCTTCCCTCCTCCGTTTCCATGTCACCGTGTTCGACGGAATCATCCGTCGCTTCCTCACCAGCCGTAATCCATTCGTCCCCATCCGGTGGCAGTGGAAACGTCAAGCGCTTGCGCACGCTCGTTTGCCGTTGCCAAGCGTCTCTCTCCCAGTGCCATTTTACTACCCCGACCActttgtaa
- the LOC116922863 gene encoding tubulin alpha-8 chain, with protein sequence MREVISIHVGQAGVQMGNSCWELYCLEHGIRPDGILSETRPPQASGGSNSPSTFGTFFSETASNKQVPRALFVDLEPSVVDTVRTGTYRQLFHPDQLITGKEDAANNYARGHYTVGREIADVVSDRIRRLVENCVGLQGFLVFHSFGGGSGSGFTSLLMERLSVDYGKKSKLQFCVYPAPQVSTAVVEPYNSILTTHTTLEHSDCAFMVDNEAIYDICRRNLSIERPTYTNLNRLIGQIVSSITASLRFEGALNVDLTEFQTNLVPYPRIHFPLVTYAPMLSAEKAYHEQLSVAEITSACFEPNNQMVKCDPRKGKYMAVCLLYRGDVVPKDVNGAIASMKSKRTIQFVDWCPTGFKVGINYQAPTIVPGGDLAAMQRSVCMISNTTAIVEAWGRLNHKFDLLYTKRAFVHWYVGEGMEEGEFSEAREDLAALEKDYEEVAMEDMSDSDGVIGDEY encoded by the exons atg CGCGAAGTGATTTCCATCCATGTTGGCCAGGCCGGCGTCCAAATGGGCAACTCTTGCTGGG aacTGTATTGCCTGGAACACG GAATACGGCCCGATGGCATCCTCTCCGAGACac GTCCACCTCAAGCGAGCGGCGGAAGTAATTCGCCCAGCACGTTTGGAACGTTTTTCAGCGAGACGGCCAGCAATAAACAAGTGCCCAGAGCGCTTTTCGTCGATTTGGAACCGTCCGTCGTTG ATACGGTTCGCACGGGTACCTACCGTCAGCTGTTCCATCCGGATCAATTGATAACGGGCAAAGAAGATGCAGCTAACAATTACGCCCGAGGTCATTACACGGTCGGTCGAGAGATTGCCGATGTTGTGTCGGATCGCATCCGCCGATTGGTCGAGAACTGCGTCGGCCTTCAGGGCTTTTTAGTCTTTCACTCGTTCGGAGGCGGATCTGGATCGGGATTCACCTCGTTGCTCATGGAACGCCTATCGGTCGACTATGGAAAGAAGAGCAAACTCCAGTTTTGCGTCTATCCTGCGCCCCAG GTGTCGACGGCCGTCGTGGAACCTTACAATTCCATTTTGACGACGCACACAACGCTGGAACACTCCGATTGCGCTTTTATGGTGGATAACGAAGCCATTTACGACATTTGCCGTCGTAATTTGTCCATCGAACGGCCCACCTACACCAATTTGAACCGTTTGATTGGACAAATCGTTTCGTCCATTACGGCTTCGCTGCGTTTCGAAGGTGCTCTCAACGTCGATCTGACTGAATTCCag ACCAATTTGGTGCCTTATCCGAGAATTCATTTCCCATTGGTCACTTACGCCCCTATGCTCTCGGCCGAGAAAGCCTATCACGAACAATTGAGCGTGGCTGAAATCACGTCCGCTTGTTTTGAACCCAACAACCAGATGGTCAAG TGCGACCCGCGTAAAGGAAAATACATGGCCGTGTGTTTGCTGTACCGCGGCGATGTCGTACCCAAAGACGTCAATGGAGCCATCGCATCCATGAAGAGCAAGCGAACGATCCAGTTCGTCGACTGGTGTCCTACTGGTTTCAAA gtGGGCATCAACTATCAAGCGCCAACCATCGTTCCCGGCGGCGATTTGGCCGCTATGCAGCGCTCCGTTTGCATGATATCCAACACCACTGCCATTGTGGAGGCCTGGGGCCGTCTCAATCACAAATTCGATTTACTCTACACAAAGCGAGCTTTCGTTCATTG gtaCGTGGGCGAAGGTATGGAAGAAGGTGAATTCTCTGAAGCTCGCGAGGATTTAGCCGCGCTCGAAAAAGATTACGAAGAAGTCGCTATGGAGGACATGTCCGATTCGGATGGCGTCATCGGCGatgaatattaa
- the LOC123472673 gene encoding uncharacterized protein LOC123472673, translating into MDKPGGLCRCSKSKSKCVACKPGQVLDLDAALLELDALNGATNKQENNQKTRRHNEPKICFEQSPPMWINNPTSISSNNVVPAFPLRVDTEYVKDPPQQPPNSPVSPQLPYEQFRIREDPLPLRCEWDNRVGGRRISMKGRQRMLSGPDSSSSQHNDRYSERMRDRNSWRPYRIPRPKLLNMGHCSRIRTISAYLQEESDVRLPPIIDTSPVAATSEPRMRDMSDALRCMAIGEGFSKALDHSECNMNFPRSRSAENLERRVMDVAATTLDVVSEKIEKLHVN; encoded by the exons ATGGATAAGCCAGGTGGTTTGTGCCGTTGTTCTAAAAGCAAGAGCAAGTGTGTGGCCTGTAAACCTGGGCAGGTCCTTGATCTCGACGCAGCCCTGCTTGAGCTTGATGCCCTCAACGGGGCAACAAATAAGCAAGAAAACAACCAGAAAACTAGGAGACATAATGAACCTAAAATTTGCTTTGAGCAAAGTCCACCTATGTGGATCAATAACCCTACCTCAATTAGTTCTAATAATGTTGTGCCTGCATTTCCGCTAAGAGTGGATACAGAGTACGTGAAAGATCCACCTCAACAACCACCAAACTCTCCTGTATCACCTCAGTTGCCTTATGAGCAATTCAGGATTAG GGAAGATCCTCTACCTCTGAGATGTGAATGGGATAACCGAGTGGGAGGCCGCCGGATTAGCATGAAAGGCAGACAGCGCATGCTTTCAGGACCAGATAGTAGCAGTAGCCAGCACAACGACCGGTACTCTGAGCGAATGAGAGATCGAAACAGTTGGCGACCCTATCGTATCCCTCGACCCAAGCTGTTAAACATGGGCCATTGTTCCAGAATACGGACCATCAGTGCTTACTTGCAGGAAGAATCCGATGTTAGATTACCCCCTATCATAGATACTAGTCCGGTTGCGGCGACAAGCGAGCCGAGAATGAGAGACATGAGCGACGCTCTGCGGTGCATGGCCATTGGGGAGGGCTTTTCCAAAGCTTTA GATCATTCTGAATGTAATATGAATTTTCCACGTTCACGTTCAGCGGAGAACCTGGAACGCCGAGTGATGGATGTGGCGGCCACCACTCTAGATGTCGTCTCAGAGAAAATCGAAAAGCTTCATGTCAATTAA
- the LOC116923014 gene encoding uncharacterized protein LOC116923014, with translation MTLSQSEIDSKASSALVLSSLSFVIVVVFVTVWLLREKISKMDKRSIWRCFKWTRKKVRKTRKVLTEKRKKKRVAKINVEVLDASKQPEEPHLYATISGNRKAKRSPSHTSNDSDFSASENAIDDNGVVSVELHTYQSVALESYKTPSMLEEVNLHAVTNLTYGSEKNVGQLLDQTTGCCIYDEVEGNERKTPC, from the exons ATGACGCTAAGCCAAA GTGAAATTGATAGCAAAGCGTCTTCGGCCCTTGTTTTATCATCGTTATCATTTGTCATTGTCGTCGTATTCGTCACGGTGTGGCTCCTCAGAGAAAA GATTTCAAAAATGGACAAACGGAGTATCTGGCGCTGTTTCAAATGGACGCGGAAAAAAGTTAGGAAGACGCGAAAAGTCTTAACGGAAAAACGTAAAAAGAAGCGAGTGGCCAAAATAAACGTTGAAGTGTTGGACGCAAGTAAACAGCCGGAAGAGCCACACCTTTACGCCACCATCAGTGGAAACCGAAAAGCGAAACGAAGCCCGAGTCATACAAGCAACGATTCAGATTTCTCAGCTTCGGAGAATGCAATCGATGATAATGGTGTAGTGTCTGTGGAGTTACACACATATCAGTCGGTGGCTTTGGAATCCTATAAAACACCTTCGATGCTTGAGGAAGTTAATTTGCATGCCGTAACAAATTTGACCTATGGTTCGGAGAAAAACGTGGGACAACTTCTTGATCAGACAACAGGCTGTTGTATTTACGATGAAGTAgaaggaaatgaaagaaagacTCCTTGTTAA
- the LOC116922770 gene encoding bromodomain-containing protein 4, with amino-acid sequence MARYMALGIWTFIGTAILFFIVSTAHGFDSNAQSQFNSEEEVANRHSALGVRSSRRRAGGTIKYKKVSVMQSGMEKPDLFVVADMGQNKTRRLKTKTSHRHTMIYKPAKKRTSPSKKNSFASSATTTQSPEVKVEELADSSRRTKTWHQVQPVTEVIDSFIRPTKRNRLRVNNRQQTSTHEPTTTTLTPKMTKDPLRPISRVRSGAITTTTSKSTTTKVLRLDRKPTRWQSNASNENNRQQPTKEGNSQLSVTSTTESTTTIPEIPSKEVIQATPESVPDPHDSSERPEIEHLKEESSIRKVAAKPDKIAYFDMNDPAASVNSGTRNSQERHVRPRIHVPKKGSHHEMQRASPEPILLQTKEQREQQQLEASDQRKAEESAQLAKTRQRMPQSESNAQPQSETDEETERRHEKYEAEKSKQLERLRQTKIPGATRFEEVLPKARRIPSRSDYSNSAVQHSAPVKLNEESTDSVRLPPSAYGQRLPSSSAHSPLPPADSRPSYLEFEASYPSPGHKPEQQRYTDSSPSGHSETRPDRVRHRHPDVATPRPDSDEDRRSVYKTTPPPIYGEEKYKRPELIYTPPEKEYQPPSAYLTGRGTYPRLRIAYQPTSSSIPSPPVTYEPPHLEYMPPAASPPPRIYVPPVEDYKPPSTTAVLLHGRRQEEETPPARHPPRLEASRMTEDMRKLEEINTYTRLVSVGHPSVKELPYPPERNAQQTVSSRPVQSVEPAVTENPYIRTYERLQGVRDKGETFQGDPPRGYLQPTTQKSHVVEGTFIVDNTGTQINDRARPSYAGSSLIVGKPYYQKEEVPLKVNPYLTYRPSYDTEVTQKPYSPHLAEVNTGRRYPDAAPPSNSGQQIQQSIPLYKSYQANQPKHAYQQQTNEPFQPKEPRQLQQTVSEKPYIISWPVRDDLEMADYRHENVIPVSEQPPYKPCDRPEVAALRMEKPVKETAYVVSEKPITVTVRPYGLATAESERNENLYRPPGRNSQPRSLSSEPKTNVGNYENQAIDKDEQEAERDVPEQRPQHQSEQQSNIPASFLPVGPVRAYQVTQAIYPSPPPRFLQFPAPLPNPFGNQFASPAAPPPTPPPPPPPQSQSSSTTSDSFGSHHLPSGDTWSVNPLFPNQQQFPSSRPFTSNIQPQQPEEPVSSERIVRYRPTSDGRYRENQRLNRSLTHYSIPSYEQQHEPVDERFRETVRQKDVEDETYHRTRHDYNDHVLRETFHQQQNESLYNDREKPSYLQAPPGYEEPLIQNGRIHQFQEDPTDHDHSSEGDFAGVKGIPGVDYPILHAIPNDLKFKCELVDSIDTHHPAYYADPYTRCQVFHVCQASRAKNSFLCPNGTIFNQKVRVCDWWHNVQCDESSAYYNVNDNNDNYQFKH; translated from the exons ATGGCACGATACATGGCCCTTG ggatCTGGACGTTTATTGGCACggcaattttattttttattgtctcTACCGCCCATGGGTTTGACTCCAATGCACAGAGTCAATTCAACAGTGAAGAGGAGGTGGCTAATCGGCATTCTGCGCTTGGCGTTCGAAGCAGTCGGCGTCGAGCTGGTGGAACcattaaatataaaaaagttaGCGTCATGCAAAGTGGAATGGAGAAACCCGACCTGTTTGTAGTGGCAGACATgggacaaaacaaaacgcGACGATTAAAAACCAAGACATCACATCGCCACACAATGATTTAcaaaccagcaaagaaaagaacatcTCCATCGAAAAAGAACAGTTTTGCGTCATCGGCGACCACGACTCAATCACCGGAAGTGAAAGTAGAAGAACTGGCCGACAGTTCTCGAAGAACGAAAACGTGGCACCAGGTGCAACCCGTAACTGAAGTTATTGACAGCTTCATTCGTCCTACCAAGCGCAATCGATTGCGCGTCAACAACCGTCAACAAACGTCCACGCACGAACCAACGACGACAACTCTAACTCCTAAAATGACAAAAGATCCGCTTCGACCCATTTCTCGCGTCCGTAGCGGCGCCATTACGACGACCACATCGAAATCCACGACGACGAAAGTCCTTCGTTTGGATCGTAAACCCACTCGATGGCAGAGCAACGCATCAAACGAAAACAACCGTCAACAGCCAACCAAAGAGGGAAACAGTCAACTGTCAGTGACATCTACAACTGAATCGACCACCACCATCCCTGAAATTCCATCAAAGGAAGTGATCCAGGCAACTCCGGAGTCCGTTCCCGACCCACACGATTCGTCAGAACGGCCCGAAATCGAACATTTAAAGGAAGAATCTTCCATTCGGAAGGTTGCCGCTAAACCGGATAAAATCGCGTATTTTGACATGAACGATCCGGCCGCAAGTGTCAACAGCGGGACTCGCAATTCGCAAGAGAGGCACGTTCGACCGAGGATACACGTGCCGAAAAAGGGAAGCCATCATGAAATGCAACGTGCGTCGCCAGAGCCGATTTTGTtgcaaacaaaagaacaacgAGAACAGCAACAGTTAGAGGCGAGTGATCAGCGCAAAGCGGAAGAATCAGCCCAGCTAGCGAAAACACGGCAGAGAATGCCGCAAAGCGAGTCAAATGCTCAACCGCAATCTGAAACGGACGAAGAGACGGAAAGGCGGCACGAAAAGTACGAAGCGGAAAAAAGCAAACAGCTGGAACGCTTGAGACAGACCAAAATTCCAGGTGCCACACGCTTTGAGGAGGTCTTGCCTAAAGCGCGCAGAATCCCCTCCAGAAGTGATTATTCAAATTCGGCCGTCCAACATTCGGCGCCCgtcaaattgaacgaagaatCAACGGATTCGGTCCGGCTGCCTCCGTCAGCGTACGGCCAGCGACTTCCATCATCATCGGCACACAGCCCTTTGCCACCGGCTGATTCTCGGCCATCGTATTTGGAGTTTGAAGCCTCTTATCCTTCACCTGGCCATAAGCCAGAGCAACAGAGATACACTGACAGCAGCCCATCCGGCCATTCCGAAACTCGGCCGGATCGGGTGCGTCATCGGCATCCCGACGTTGCAACTCCCCGACCCGATTCGGATGAAGACAGGAGATCCGTTTATAAGACCACACCCCCGCCGATTTACGGCGAAGAGAAATACAAGAGGCCCGAACTAATTTACACGCCACCGGAGAAAGAATATCAGCCGCCATCTGCTTATTTGACCGGTCGTGGAACTTACCCGCGTTTGAGAATCGCATACCAACCGACCTCGTCTTCCATTCCATCTCCTCCAGTTACGTACGAGCCTCCGCATTTAGAATACATGCCGCCGGCGGCGTCGCCTCCGCCCAGAATTTATGTGCCTCCCGTGGAAGATTATAAACCTCCTTCAACTACAG CTGTTCTTCTTCACGGCCGtcggcaagaagaagaaacgccaCCTGCCAGGCATCCGCCACGGCTAGAGGCAAGCCGAATGACTGAAGATATGCGCAAGTTGGAAGAAATCAACACGTACACACGACTCGTTTCGGTTGGCCACCCGTCCGTCAAAGAACTACCGTATCCACCTGAACGGAATGCGCAGCAAACTGTGTCCAGCCGGCCAGTCCAGTCGGTTGAACCGGCCGTTACGGAGAATCCTTACATCAGAACTTACGAACGGCTGCAAGGCGTCAGGGATAAAGGGGAAACGTTTCAAGGAGATCCTCCGCGCGGATACCTTCAACCGACTACTCAGAAATCGCATGTAGTTGAAGGGACTTTTATCGTCGATAACACCGGAACGCAAATCAATGACAGAGCACGTCCGAGCTACGCTGGATCGAGTTTGATCGTTGGCAAACCTTattatcaaaaagaagaagtgcCGCTTAAAGTCAATCCTTATCTGACTTATCGTCCTTCTTATGATACTGAAGTGACACAAAAACCTTATTCACCTCATTTAGCTGAAGTAAATACGGGACGACGTTATCCCGATGCAGCTCCTCCATCGAATTCCGGCCAGCAAATTCAGCAATCTATTCCACTTTACAAGTCCTACCAAGCTAATCAACCTAAACACGCATATCAGCAACAAACAAACGAACCTTTTCAACCTAAAGAACCACGTCAACTTCAACAAACGGTGTCGGAGAAACCCTACATCATCAGCTGGCCAGTGAGGGACGACTTGGAAATGGCCGACTATCGACATGAAAACGTCATTCCAGTCAGTGAACAGCCACCGTACAAACCGTGTGATCGACCAGAAGTGGCCGCCCTGCGAATGGAGAAACCTGTCAAAGAAACAGCGTACGTGGTGTCGGAAAAGCCGATCACAGTTACCGTCCGGCCTTACGGCTTAGCTACGGCGGAATCTGAGCGGAACGAAAACCTTTACCGGCCTCCAGGACGCAACAGTCAACCTAGATCGCTCTCGTCCGAGCCGAAAACAAACGTGGGAAACTATGAAAACCAAGCGATAGATAAAGATGAACAAGAGGCTGAACGGGACGTGCCGGAACAACGGCCGCAACATCAGTCAGAACAACAATCGAATATTCCGGCTTCGTTCTTACCTGTCGGTCCGGTGAGAGCGTACCAAGTGACTCAGGCCATTTATCCATCGCCTCCGCCTCGATTTTTACAGTTTCCCGCACCGCTACCGAATCCATTTGGAAATCAATTTGCTTCTCCAGCTGCTCCTCCACCTACTCCGCCTCCACCGCCGCCTCCTCAATCGCAATCTTCTTCGACTACCTCGGATTCGTTTGGAAGCCATCATTTGCCTTCGGGTGACACTTGGTCCGTCAATCCTCTGTTCCCCAATCAACAGCAGTTTCCAAGCAGTCGTCCCTTTACCAGCAACATTCAACCTCAACAACCGGAGGAACCTGTTTCTTCTGAAAGGATCGTACGCTACCGGCCGACATCAGACGGACGCTACCGCGAGAATCAGAGACTCAATCGAAGTCTGACACATTATTCGATTCCATCGTACGAGCAGCAACACGAGCCAGTTGATGAAAGATTCAGAGAAACTGTTAGGCAAAAGGATGTAGAAGATGAAACGTACCATCGAACGCGTCACGATTACAACGATCACGTGTTAAGAGAAACGtttcatcaacaacaaaatgaatcgCTGTACAATGATCGAGAAAAGCCTTCGTATCTTCAAGCACCTCCTGGTTACGAAGAGCCGTTGATACAAAACGGACGGATCCATCAATTTCAAGAAGATCCAACAGATCATGATCATTCGTCAGAAGGGGATTTTGCGGGAGTCAAGGGCATCCCGGGTGTTGATTATCCCATACTACACGCGATTCCCaatgatttgaaattcaaatgcGAACTGGTGGACTCGATAGACACCCATCATCCGGCCTATTATGCCGATCCGTATACCCGATGCCAG GTATTTCACGTCTGCCAAGCGAGTCGCGCCAAAAATTCATTCCTCTGTCCGAACGGCACCATCTTTAATCAGAAGGTTCGCGTGTGTGATTGGTGGCACAACGTTCAATGCG ACGAGTCTTCGGCGTATTACAACGTCAACGACAATAACGATAACTACCAGTTCAAACATTAA
- the LOC116922849 gene encoding transmembrane protease serine 9 yields MKYCALGVLFLIAALRVEARIYETSDAVVTEVEDIKESVKGRSMDKSDVVKSQPTDEPVLGRSSKFVPMLPSGTFLLSDRTCWTPDGKFGTCSSVRSCNPSVKLPLQNDVDSGMPSARGTCHYSEPDGRQVYGVCCAVKQAPPFGIYGPPFSGSFGFPANPWWPPYFPFGAPSFPTVGTGPFIAPTTTTTRPSTTSPWWVPDPTTTTSRPGTTSPWWVPDQSTTKSPTSVTTSTNRPSTTSPWWVPESTTSTTSTPTTSTTLKPSVEPVVATDEGTRSCGRGPKKTLSLDEQRRIVGGTTALRNSWPFIVALFSRGRHFCGGSLIDASHILTAAHCIAHMSSTDISRLEVALGMHTLKPYDSQALRKRVRRVVRHKGFDPVTLYNDVAILTLDSPVTFSDAISPVCLPPVGTTDQFVSKESTVVGWGALREGGRQPESLQQVTVQIQSNAECKRNYGKDAPGGIVDHMICAAYPGRDSCSGDSGGPMVTQEAPNSPWVQAGIVSWGIGCGKPPYPGVYSRVTSFLDWINKNTQ; encoded by the exons atGAAATACTGTGCGTTGGGCGTGCTGTTTCTTATCGCTGCTCTGCGAGTAGAGGCACGCATCTACGAGACATCGGATGCCGTCGTCACCGAAG TTGAAGATATCAAGGAGAGCGTGAAAGGACGATCGATGGATAAGAGTGACGTGGTCAAGTCCCAACCAACAGACGAACCAGTTTTGGGCAGATCGAGCAAGTTTGTTCCAATGTTACCCAGTGGAACGTTCTTGCTGTCGGACCGCACTTGCTGGACACCAGACGGCAAATTTGGCACCTGCAGTTCCGTCCGTTCGTGCAACCCAAGCGTCAAACTTCCATTGCAAAATGATGTGGATTCCGGAATGCCCAGCGCTCGTGGCACGTGCCACTATTCCGAACCAGACGGCCGACAG GTGTACGGAGTTTGCTGCGCCGTCAAACAAGCCCCCCCGTTTGGAATTTACGGTCCTCCGTTCAGCGGTTCTTTCGGTTTCCCAGCAAATCCTTGGTGGCCGCCTTACTTCCCGTTTGGTGCGCCATCGTTTCCGACTGTTGGAACCGGTCCTTTTATTGCACCTACTACGACAACTACACGACCCAGTACTACTAGCCCGTGGTGGGTACCCGATCCAACGACTACGACCTCACGACCAGGTACTACAAGTCCGTGGTGGGTCCCTGACCAATCGACCACAAAGTCCCCAACCAGCGTTACGACCTCAACCAACAGGCCCAGCACTACCAGCCCGTGGTGGGTACCGGAAAGCACGACATCTACAACATCGACACCTACTACATCCACAACATTGAAACCAAGTGTTGAACCGGTCGTGGCTACCGACGAAGGCACACGAAGTTGCGGAAGAGGACCAAAGAAAACGTTGAGTCTTGACGAGCAAAGACGCATCGTTGGTGGAACGACTGCATTGAGGAACTCTTGGCCCTTTATT GTTGCGCTGTTTAGCCGGGGGCGCCATTTTTGCGGAGGTTCGTTGATAGACGCGTCCCACATTTTGACCGCTGCGCATTGCATTGCTCA CATGTCGTCCACTGACATCTCTCGCTTAGAAGTAGCGCTGGGCATGCATACCCTTAAACCTTACGATTCGCAAGCGTTACGTAAGAGAGTCCGTCGAGTCGTCCGACACAAGGGCTTCGATCCCGTTACACTG tacaaCGATGTTGCCATTTTGACTTTGGATTCACCAGTGACGTTCTCCGACGCAATTTCTCCGGTTTGCTTGCCACCGGTCGGAACCACCGACCAGTTTGTTAGTAAAGAATCGACTGTTGTCGGATGGGGAGCCTTGAGAGAAG GTGGCCGCCAGCCAGAATCTTTGCAACAAGTGACCGTTCAAATTCAATCGAATGCTGAATGCAAAAGAAACTATGGAAAAGACGCACCAGGTGGAATCGTTGATCACATGATTTGCGCCGCTTATCCCGGAAGAGATTCGTGCAGC gGGGACAGTGGAGGCCCAATGGTGACGCAAGAGGCTCCAAACTCACCTTGGGTACAAGCTGGTATTGTAAGCTGGGGAATTG GTTGCGGAAAACCTCCTTATCCAG GAGTTTACAGTCGCGTCACATCGTTCTTGGATTGGATTAATAAAAACACGCAGTAA